From Curtobacterium sp. SGAir0471, the proteins below share one genomic window:
- a CDS encoding glycosyltransferase family 2 protein encodes MDVSVVIVDWHQPELTRRALRSVLSQRVDAAVEVVLVVNEADDATVAAYRADHPGVVVVPEPTNAGFAGGVSRGIAAATGDVVVLVNNDAVADHGFLDRGLVALAAGGPTVGAVSATVVLEGRFRPVADGAPASHDDLVAGDGRRWRRAETGETLVNGTGVVLDRSGNGRDRDWLRPVDDAPEHAPLFGFSGGAAFLRRTALDAVGGFDESLFMYYEDLDVAWRMRLAGFDVRHAPEAVVVHRHAASSGSDGPLVRTQSMRNRLLVVARNGSSGFLARVVLRTVLRLVRDLLRPSAAQLRPASWWRLVRDAPATLRRARRLRRADAFDDAARRRVERLLDAAG; translated from the coding sequence GTGGACGTCTCCGTGGTCATCGTCGACTGGCACCAGCCCGAACTCACCCGGCGCGCACTCCGGTCCGTGCTCTCGCAGCGCGTCGATGCCGCGGTCGAGGTCGTGCTCGTGGTCAACGAGGCCGACGACGCCACCGTGGCCGCGTACCGCGCGGACCACCCGGGCGTGGTGGTCGTGCCGGAGCCGACGAACGCCGGGTTCGCCGGCGGGGTGTCGCGGGGGATCGCGGCCGCGACCGGTGACGTCGTCGTCCTCGTCAACAACGACGCGGTCGCCGACCACGGGTTCCTCGACCGCGGGCTGGTCGCCCTCGCGGCGGGCGGCCCGACGGTCGGGGCGGTGTCCGCGACCGTCGTGCTCGAGGGGCGGTTCCGGCCGGTCGCCGACGGGGCACCGGCCTCGCACGACGACCTGGTCGCGGGGGACGGGCGTCGCTGGCGTCGGGCGGAGACGGGGGAGACCCTCGTCAACGGCACGGGCGTCGTGCTCGACCGGTCCGGCAACGGCCGCGACCGCGACTGGTTGCGGCCGGTCGACGACGCCCCGGAGCACGCCCCGCTCTTCGGGTTCTCGGGTGGTGCCGCGTTCCTGCGGCGGACGGCCCTCGACGCGGTCGGCGGGTTCGACGAGTCCCTGTTCATGTACTACGAGGACCTCGACGTCGCCTGGCGGATGCGGCTCGCTGGCTTCGACGTGCGGCACGCCCCCGAGGCCGTGGTCGTGCACCGGCACGCCGCGAGCTCCGGCAGCGACGGCCCGCTCGTGCGCACCCAGAGCATGCGCAACCGGCTGCTCGTCGTGGCCCGCAACGGGTCGAGCGGCTTCCTCGCCCGGGTCGTGCTCCGCACGGTGCTGCGCCTGGTGCGCGACCTGCTGCGCCCCTCCGCCGCACAGCTCCGACCCGCCTCGTGGTGGCGGCTCGTGCGGGATGCACCCGCCACCCTCCGCCGGGCCCGTCGGCTCCGTCGCGCGGACGCGTTCGACGACGCGGCGCGTCGGCGCGTCGAACGCCTGCTCGACGCGGCAGGCTGA
- a CDS encoding glycosyltransferase codes for MSTFAPRVSVVVINFRGTDDTLECIARLTEVDWPADRLEIVVVENGSGDDSEQRLRAELGDRKNVKIVVSAENLGFTGGSNLGAREASGEVVAFLNNDAKPDVNWIKEGIAGFAPSPRVAAVASKVLDWDGKAIDFVESGLSWFGMGYKAHVTEIDDGRFDTPQDLLFGTGSALFVRREVFLEVGGFDEGLFMFYDDVDLGWRLNLLGYRVRFAPRSVVFHKHHGSMKSFGDHREMYLLERNALHLLYKNLSDENLGTFLPAALALLARRAVAKSGRDSEEFDIRRFTGAPDEFDPTTPMSKEAVAGLYALDQFVADLPRLGEERRRIQSQRVRSDKEVFRLFGDAFKPLFEDGYFLEGYQAIIEAFDVEQPMHRTKVLIITGDALGEKMAGPGMRAWKIAEALAPHNDVRLVTWNVANRKSDAFEVSRVPLQHERTMREHEEWADVIFFQGYALHHFQTLQNSNKIMVVDLYDPMHLEQLEQARDNGDVGWRNQVTSTTEVINRQLERGDFFLCASERQRLFWLGQLAGVGRVNPDNYLADDNLEKLIAIAPFGMDSTPPKHERKAIRSVTPGIGEDDKVVIWGGGIYNWFDTPSLVRAVAKVAETHDDIRLFFLGVAHPNPDVPEMAIVSETRRISDHLGLTNKHVFFNEQWVALDDRQNYLLEADAGVSTHFAHIETTFSFRTRILDYMWASLPIVTTDGDSFGDLVAAEGMGVAVKERDVDGLAAALESMLYDSAAAADARAAVSRVREDFTWERALAPLVEFCKDPHVAADRAHDAAVPAGSLAAAGRPRVQLSPARARELQFHQIANSRHGLVRDARLAAWYLRANGVSGLRDKVQNRVRLMRESKNGR; via the coding sequence GTGTCCACCTTCGCGCCTCGCGTGTCCGTCGTCGTCATCAACTTCCGGGGGACCGACGACACCCTCGAGTGCATCGCACGCCTGACCGAGGTCGACTGGCCCGCCGACCGCCTCGAGATCGTCGTGGTCGAGAACGGGTCGGGCGACGACAGCGAGCAGCGCCTGCGTGCCGAACTCGGCGACCGGAAGAACGTCAAGATCGTCGTCTCCGCCGAGAACCTCGGGTTCACCGGCGGCAGCAACCTCGGTGCGCGCGAGGCGTCCGGCGAGGTCGTCGCGTTCCTCAACAACGACGCGAAGCCCGACGTCAACTGGATCAAGGAGGGCATCGCCGGCTTCGCCCCGAGCCCCCGGGTCGCCGCCGTTGCGAGCAAGGTCCTCGACTGGGACGGCAAGGCCATCGACTTCGTCGAGTCCGGCCTGAGCTGGTTCGGCATGGGCTACAAGGCCCACGTCACCGAGATCGACGACGGTCGCTTCGACACCCCCCAGGACCTGCTGTTCGGCACGGGCTCCGCGCTGTTCGTCCGCCGCGAGGTGTTCCTCGAGGTCGGCGGCTTCGACGAGGGCCTGTTCATGTTCTACGACGACGTGGACCTCGGCTGGCGCCTCAACCTGCTCGGGTACCGCGTGCGGTTCGCTCCGCGGTCGGTCGTCTTCCACAAGCACCACGGCTCGATGAAGTCGTTCGGCGACCACCGCGAGATGTACCTGCTCGAGCGGAACGCCCTGCACCTGCTCTACAAGAACCTGTCGGACGAGAACCTCGGCACCTTCCTGCCCGCCGCCCTGGCGCTGCTGGCCCGTCGCGCCGTCGCGAAGAGCGGGCGCGACTCGGAGGAGTTCGACATCCGTCGCTTCACAGGCGCCCCGGACGAGTTCGACCCGACGACACCGATGTCGAAGGAGGCCGTCGCCGGGCTCTACGCCCTCGACCAGTTCGTCGCCGACCTCCCCCGCCTGGGCGAGGAGCGCCGTCGGATCCAGTCGCAGCGCGTGCGCTCCGACAAGGAGGTCTTCCGCCTGTTCGGCGACGCCTTCAAGCCGCTGTTCGAGGACGGCTACTTCCTCGAGGGCTACCAGGCGATCATCGAGGCGTTCGACGTCGAGCAGCCCATGCACCGCACGAAGGTCCTCATCATCACGGGCGACGCGCTCGGCGAGAAGATGGCCGGCCCGGGCATGCGTGCGTGGAAGATCGCCGAGGCGCTCGCACCGCACAACGACGTCCGCCTGGTGACCTGGAACGTGGCGAACCGCAAGTCCGACGCCTTCGAGGTGTCCCGCGTGCCGCTCCAGCACGAGCGCACGATGCGTGAGCACGAGGAGTGGGCTGACGTCATCTTCTTCCAGGGTTACGCGCTGCACCACTTCCAGACCCTGCAGAACTCGAACAAGATCATGGTCGTCGACCTCTACGACCCGATGCACCTCGAGCAGCTCGAGCAGGCCCGCGACAACGGCGACGTCGGCTGGCGCAACCAGGTGACCTCGACCACCGAGGTCATCAACCGTCAGCTGGAGCGCGGCGACTTCTTCCTGTGCGCCTCGGAGCGCCAGCGACTGTTCTGGCTCGGCCAGCTCGCCGGGGTCGGCCGCGTCAACCCCGACAACTACCTCGCCGACGACAACCTCGAGAAGCTCATCGCGATCGCGCCGTTCGGCATGGACTCGACGCCGCCGAAGCACGAGCGCAAGGCCATCCGCAGCGTCACGCCGGGGATCGGCGAGGACGACAAGGTCGTCATCTGGGGCGGCGGCATCTACAACTGGTTCGACACCCCGTCGCTCGTCCGCGCGGTCGCGAAGGTCGCCGAGACGCACGACGACATCCGCCTGTTCTTCCTCGGTGTCGCGCACCCGAACCCGGACGTGCCCGAGATGGCTATCGTGTCCGAGACCCGGCGCATCAGCGACCACCTCGGCCTGACGAACAAGCACGTCTTCTTCAACGAGCAGTGGGTCGCGCTCGACGACCGGCAGAACTACCTGCTCGAGGCGGACGCCGGCGTCTCGACGCACTTCGCGCACATCGAGACGACGTTCTCGTTCCGCACGCGCATCCTCGACTACATGTGGGCGAGCCTGCCGATCGTCACGACCGACGGCGACAGCTTCGGAGACCTCGTCGCCGCAGAGGGCATGGGCGTCGCGGTGAAGGAACGGGACGTCGACGGACTCGCCGCAGCGCTCGAGTCGATGCTGTACGACTCCGCTGCCGCCGCCGACGCCCGCGCCGCGGTCAGCCGCGTCCGCGAGGACTTCACGTGGGAGCGCGCGCTCGCGCCGCTCGTGGAGTTCTGCAAGGACCCGCACGTGGCCGCCGACCGCGCCCACGACGCCGCCGTGCCCGCCGGGTCCCTGGCTGCAGCGGGGCGTCCCCGGGTACAGCTCAGCCCCGCCCGGGCCCGCGAGCTGCAGTTCCACCAGATCGCGAACAGCCGCCACGGCCTCGTCCGCGACGCCCGGCTCGCCGCCTGGTACCTCCGCGCGAACGGCGTCTCCGGGCTGCGCGACAAGGTGCAGAACCGCGTCCGCCTGATGCGCGAGAGCAAGAACGGACGCTGA
- a CDS encoding ABC transporter permease, translated as MSNIVTERFERLRQEQMVPAGRPASAVIGSLREIFAHRQLLDLLIRRDLKSRYKDSALGFAWTLIRPLVQLAIYYFVLGEILQASRNIPEFAIYVFSGLTLYGLFSEIVAAGTASIVGNGGLIKKIYLPREIYPLASVGAALFNFGVQLVVLLAAAILQSGFAWIRLDLLYFFPATLVILIWGTAFALLLAAANVYLRDMQYLVEVLVLLLMWGSPIVYSWQMVATRAPEWLLTLYTSNPITLAVLGIHRAFWTAGPDAEYPAHLLMRLGIAALVGLVALFACQRVFAKLQGNFAQEI; from the coding sequence TTGAGCAACATCGTCACCGAGCGGTTCGAGCGCCTCCGGCAGGAACAGATGGTCCCGGCCGGGCGCCCGGCCAGCGCCGTCATCGGCTCGCTCCGCGAGATCTTCGCCCACCGGCAGCTGCTCGACCTGCTGATCCGTCGTGACCTCAAGTCGCGGTACAAGGACAGCGCGCTCGGCTTCGCCTGGACGCTGATCCGCCCGCTCGTGCAGCTGGCGATCTACTACTTCGTGCTCGGCGAGATCCTGCAGGCCTCGCGGAACATCCCCGAGTTCGCGATCTACGTGTTCTCAGGCTTGACCCTCTACGGGCTCTTCAGCGAGATCGTCGCGGCGGGCACGGCGTCCATCGTCGGCAACGGCGGCCTGATCAAGAAGATCTACCTGCCGCGTGAGATCTACCCCCTCGCCAGCGTGGGCGCAGCGCTGTTCAACTTCGGCGTGCAGCTCGTCGTGCTGCTCGCCGCGGCGATCCTGCAGAGCGGGTTCGCGTGGATCCGCCTCGACCTGCTGTACTTCTTCCCCGCGACGCTCGTCATCCTGATCTGGGGGACGGCGTTCGCGCTGCTGCTCGCCGCCGCGAACGTGTACCTGCGCGACATGCAGTACCTCGTCGAGGTCCTCGTGCTGCTGCTCATGTGGGGTTCCCCCATCGTCTACAGCTGGCAGATGGTCGCGACACGCGCGCCCGAGTGGCTGCTGACGCTCTACACGTCCAACCCCATCACGCTGGCGGTCCTCGGCATCCACCGCGCCTTCTGGACCGCGGGTCCCGACGCCGAGTACCCGGCGCACCTGCTGATGCGCCTCGGGATCGCCGCGCTCGTCGGACTGGTCGCCCTGTTCGCGTGCCAGCGCGTGTTTGCCAAGCTGCAGGGCAACTTCGCCCAGGAGATCTGA
- a CDS encoding ABC transporter ATP-binding protein produces the protein MSTDNEIDQQTRSPFDGAPDVVTVRNVSKRFTIRKDNSLKERIVTLGRAGRRHSEDFWALKDINLDIPAGTTIGLLGPNGSGKSTLLKTIGGILEPTSGSVERRGRLAALIELGAGFHPDLTGRENVYLNAAILGQTQEETEARFEDILQFSGIGDFIDTQVKFYSSGMYVRLAFAVAINTDPDVLLVDEVLAVGDEQFQKKCLDKIREFQEQGRTIILVSHSLGQVQELCDSAVVLHHGEVKFQGSARLAVKNFREILEGRRIAEAEAAHPEEDANPGKVEHVELEIPGRAPGAEHHHGDDLVVRATFSHKGVLPEWRAGIKIETHLGHPAFGVDSRQTQVRHDPLRGTATVEWHLTDLRLGGGQYFVHVFLAKPNGEHIVIEREAARFVVVDEDTQSGIAWTRTTERQVKG, from the coding sequence ATGAGCACCGACAACGAGATCGACCAGCAGACCCGCTCCCCCTTCGACGGCGCCCCCGACGTCGTCACGGTACGGAACGTCTCGAAGCGCTTCACCATCCGCAAGGACAACTCGCTCAAGGAGCGCATCGTCACCCTCGGCCGCGCCGGACGCCGGCACAGCGAGGACTTCTGGGCGCTCAAGGACATCAACCTCGACATCCCCGCCGGGACGACCATCGGTCTGCTCGGCCCGAACGGCTCCGGCAAGTCGACGCTGCTGAAGACCATCGGCGGCATCCTCGAACCGACCAGCGGCTCCGTCGAGCGTCGCGGCCGACTCGCCGCACTCATCGAGCTCGGTGCCGGGTTCCACCCCGACCTGACCGGCCGCGAGAACGTCTACCTCAACGCGGCGATCCTCGGCCAGACGCAGGAGGAGACCGAGGCCCGGTTCGAGGACATCCTGCAGTTCTCCGGCATCGGCGACTTCATCGACACCCAGGTGAAGTTCTACTCGTCCGGCATGTACGTCCGGCTCGCGTTCGCGGTCGCGATCAACACCGACCCCGACGTCCTGCTGGTCGACGAGGTGCTCGCCGTCGGCGACGAGCAGTTCCAGAAGAAGTGCCTCGACAAGATCCGCGAGTTCCAGGAGCAGGGCCGCACGATCATCCTCGTGTCGCACTCCCTCGGGCAGGTCCAGGAGCTCTGCGACTCCGCGGTCGTCCTGCACCACGGCGAGGTCAAGTTCCAGGGCTCCGCCCGCCTCGCGGTCAAGAACTTCCGCGAGATCCTCGAGGGTCGCCGCATCGCCGAGGCCGAGGCAGCGCACCCGGAGGAGGACGCCAACCCCGGCAAGGTCGAGCACGTCGAGCTGGAGATCCCCGGCCGCGCTCCCGGCGCGGAGCACCACCACGGTGACGACCTCGTCGTCCGGGCGACGTTCTCCCACAAGGGCGTCCTGCCCGAGTGGCGCGCCGGCATCAAGATCGAGACGCACCTCGGCCACCCCGCGTTCGGCGTCGACAGCCGCCAGACGCAGGTGCGGCACGACCCGCTCCGCGGCACGGCGACCGTCGAGTGGCACCTCACCGACCTGCGCCTCGGCGGCGGGCAGTACTTCGTGCACGTGTTCCTCGCGAAGCCGAACGGCGAGCACATCGTGATCGAGCGCGAGGCCGCACGGTTCGTCGTCGTCGACGAGGACACGCAGTCCGGCATCGCGTGGACCAGGACCACCGAGCGCCAGGTCAAGGGCTGA
- a CDS encoding glycosyltransferase family 4 protein, giving the protein MARYISGLLTGLADLDVRVDVVAKPGDLDWLRELSPSHRYHAAPRWTASRPLRFVWEQLGLPRAVRRVGATVLHSPHYTFPVTRASRTVVTLHDATFFSDPAAHSRLKVAFFRTWTRLARRFARATVAPSAATVAELDRLAGPARTGTVVAHLGVDAALFHEPAPAEVAQFRETHGIAADTEWIAFLGTVEPRKRVPALIAAHRSLAGRSATPVPALLVAGGLGWDEEARRELVAAGDRPDAPLRYLGYLPIDELRAFLGGSRAVVYPSTAEGFGLPVLEAMACRADVLTTDRLAIPEVGGDTVTYTEPEAAPISDALARLLTEAPGARAERIRRAGARADGFTWAACARVHLEVFR; this is encoded by the coding sequence GTGGCACGGTACATCTCCGGACTCCTGACCGGGCTCGCGGACCTCGACGTCCGGGTCGACGTGGTCGCGAAGCCCGGAGACCTCGATTGGCTCCGGGAGCTCTCGCCCTCGCACCGGTACCACGCGGCCCCGCGCTGGACAGCGTCGCGGCCCCTCCGCTTCGTCTGGGAGCAGCTCGGTCTCCCCCGGGCGGTGCGCCGCGTCGGCGCGACCGTCCTGCACAGCCCGCACTACACGTTCCCGGTGACCCGTGCCTCCAGGACGGTCGTCACCCTGCACGACGCGACCTTCTTCAGCGACCCTGCTGCCCACTCGCGGCTCAAGGTGGCGTTCTTCCGGACGTGGACGCGGCTCGCCCGCCGGTTCGCCCGCGCGACGGTCGCGCCGAGCGCGGCCACGGTCGCGGAACTCGACCGCCTCGCCGGGCCCGCCCGCACCGGCACCGTCGTGGCGCACCTCGGCGTCGACGCGGCGCTCTTCCACGAGCCCGCACCGGCCGAGGTCGCCCAGTTCCGCGAGACGCACGGGATCGCCGCGGACACGGAGTGGATCGCCTTCCTCGGGACCGTCGAACCCCGCAAGCGGGTCCCCGCGCTGATCGCCGCGCACCGGTCGCTCGCCGGACGGAGCGCGACGCCGGTGCCCGCACTGCTCGTCGCGGGCGGACTCGGGTGGGACGAGGAGGCGCGCCGCGAGCTCGTCGCCGCCGGTGACCGTCCGGACGCGCCCCTCCGGTACCTCGGGTACCTGCCGATCGACGAGCTCCGCGCGTTCCTCGGCGGGTCCCGCGCGGTGGTCTACCCGAGCACCGCCGAGGGGTTCGGGCTCCCCGTGCTCGAGGCGATGGCCTGCCGCGCCGACGTGCTGACCACCGACCGGCTCGCGATCCCCGAGGTCGGCGGTGACACCGTGACCTACACCGAGCCGGAGGCCGCCCCGATCTCGGACGCGCTCGCACGGCTGCTGACCGAGGCGCCCGGTGCGCGCGCCGAACGGATCCGGCGCGCCGGCGCCCGCGCAGACGGCTTCACGTGGGCCGCATGCGCCCGGGTGCACCTCGAGGTGTTCCGGTGA
- a CDS encoding glycosyltransferase family 2 protein — protein MSGRAAIVTVSYESVDVLPPFLASTATASAQAVEVVVADNASTEAERLRTITEAAGARFLEIGENRGYGAAANRAVATLDADVDWVLVSNPDVVLEPSALDRMIATAETDPTIGAVGPRLLEPTGEVYPSARLVPSLRTGLGHAVFANVWPGNPWTRRYRQEGDHSGRRDAGWLSGACVLVRRDVYERLGGFDEGYFMYFEDVDLGWRIGRAGLRNVYEPEATATHIGGTATQGASDRMRRAHHESAYRFLARKYSSWWLWPLRAALRVALTVRARATHTR, from the coding sequence GTGAGCGGGCGCGCGGCGATCGTCACCGTCTCCTACGAGTCCGTCGACGTCCTCCCGCCCTTCCTCGCATCCACCGCGACCGCCAGTGCGCAGGCCGTCGAGGTCGTCGTCGCCGACAACGCCTCGACCGAGGCCGAGCGGCTCCGCACGATCACCGAGGCGGCCGGGGCCCGGTTCCTCGAGATCGGCGAGAACCGCGGGTACGGCGCCGCGGCGAACCGCGCCGTCGCGACGCTCGACGCCGACGTCGACTGGGTGCTGGTGTCCAACCCGGACGTCGTCCTCGAACCAAGCGCCCTCGACCGGATGATCGCGACCGCGGAGACCGACCCCACGATCGGCGCCGTCGGCCCGCGGTTGCTCGAGCCCACCGGTGAGGTCTACCCCTCCGCGCGGCTCGTGCCCTCGCTGCGGACCGGTCTCGGTCACGCCGTCTTCGCGAACGTCTGGCCGGGCAACCCGTGGACGCGGCGCTACCGCCAGGAGGGCGACCACTCCGGTCGGCGTGACGCCGGGTGGCTGTCCGGTGCCTGCGTGCTGGTCCGTCGTGACGTGTACGAACGTCTCGGGGGGTTCGACGAGGGCTACTTCATGTACTTCGAGGACGTCGACCTCGGGTGGCGCATCGGCAGGGCGGGCCTGCGGAACGTCTACGAGCCCGAGGCCACCGCGACGCACATCGGCGGGACCGCGACGCAGGGCGCCTCGGACCGGATGCGCCGTGCGCACCACGAGAGCGCCTACCGGTTCCTGGCCCGGAAGTACTCGTCGTGGTGGCTCTGGCCGCTCCGCGCGGCGCTCCGGGTGGCGCTGACCGTCCGGGCCAGGGCGACCCACACCCGCTGA
- a CDS encoding glycosyltransferase family 2 protein, with product MILAVTLMVRDEADILPAWLDHHVAQGFDVFVITDNGSVDGTTELLTAFAERDDVTVDLRHDPVHRKQQGTVVTGMARDAASVHHADWVVNADADEFILPVDRSRTVREVFERLDTAIGAFTVPVVNLTGRMAASGGGVERLHWRDERSVDELRAVGLVAPPTSNAIHVGTPDVTVVQGNHQVSVANGAPVPDGLRLEVLHLPWRSWKQYEHRVDVSGRAYEANPDLTPSPRHHGMRDHRRLQEGVLESTFALRFVTDEQAVAGPFTRDDGVAESLRRAGSSAVDAGADPLVPEAEVERLQTTGRAVVRRDQRIEDLEDQLRAAEETANTLRSAVQFERDRAEAAKRETAARDAELTAMRARRVVRLVDKGGDVARRLLRH from the coding sequence ATGATCCTCGCCGTCACCCTGATGGTCCGCGACGAAGCCGACATCCTGCCCGCGTGGCTCGACCACCACGTCGCCCAGGGCTTCGACGTCTTCGTCATCACGGACAACGGCTCCGTCGACGGCACGACCGAGCTCCTGACGGCGTTCGCCGAACGGGACGACGTGACCGTGGACCTCCGTCACGACCCGGTCCACCGCAAGCAGCAGGGCACGGTCGTGACCGGGATGGCACGCGACGCGGCGTCGGTCCACCACGCCGACTGGGTCGTCAACGCCGACGCCGACGAGTTCATCCTGCCGGTCGACCGGTCCCGCACCGTCCGCGAGGTCTTCGAGCGCCTGGACACAGCGATCGGCGCCTTCACCGTGCCCGTCGTGAACCTCACGGGGCGCATGGCGGCGTCCGGCGGCGGCGTGGAGCGGCTGCACTGGCGCGACGAGCGGTCCGTCGACGAACTCCGCGCCGTCGGTCTCGTCGCGCCGCCGACGAGCAACGCGATCCACGTGGGCACACCCGACGTCACCGTCGTGCAGGGCAACCACCAGGTGAGCGTCGCGAACGGCGCTCCCGTGCCGGACGGGCTCCGCCTCGAGGTCCTGCACCTGCCGTGGCGGTCGTGGAAGCAGTACGAGCACCGCGTCGACGTGAGCGGCCGTGCGTACGAGGCGAACCCGGACCTCACCCCGAGCCCGCGCCACCACGGCATGCGCGACCACCGTCGGCTGCAGGAGGGCGTGCTCGAGTCGACCTTCGCGCTGCGCTTCGTGACCGACGAGCAGGCCGTCGCCGGACCGTTCACACGCGACGACGGTGTGGCCGAGTCGCTGCGCCGGGCCGGGTCGTCGGCCGTCGACGCGGGGGCGGACCCGCTCGTCCCCGAGGCCGAGGTCGAACGGCTGCAGACCACCGGACGCGCCGTCGTCCGACGCGACCAGCGCATCGAGGACCTCGAGGACCAGCTGCGCGCGGCCGAGGAGACCGCGAACACGCTCCGTTCGGCCGTCCAGTTCGAACGTGACCGTGCCGAGGCCGCGAAGCGGGAGACCGCTGCCCGCGACGCGGAACTCACCGCGATGCGCGCCCGCCGCGTCGTCCGGCTGGTGGACAAGGGGGGCGACGTCGCCCGGCGCCTCCTCCGACACTGA
- a CDS encoding ATP-binding cassette domain-containing protein — translation MQVTVAGASIQFGSKVLFHGLDAVFPSGRLTALVGPSGSGKSSLLAAIAGFSTLDEGSVSYSDGTCPPTAPDPSSVTWVSQSASSLGSRSVLDNVLVGPLAEGLVMRDAVRRARAALDEVGLGKRERERLNRLSGGEVQRVALARGLATEKRLILADEPTASLDADNTRKIAALLLSLRSRATIVVATHDPILIQTAEGVVALREHE, via the coding sequence GTGCAGGTGACCGTGGCAGGTGCTTCCATTCAATTCGGTTCGAAGGTGCTGTTCCATGGTCTTGATGCAGTCTTCCCCAGCGGTCGGCTTACTGCCCTGGTCGGCCCATCGGGCAGTGGAAAGTCCAGCCTGCTCGCCGCCATCGCGGGCTTCTCAACCTTGGACGAAGGATCCGTAAGCTACTCGGACGGGACGTGCCCGCCAACGGCACCAGATCCATCATCAGTTACATGGGTTTCGCAGAGTGCCAGTTCGCTCGGGTCTCGCTCTGTGCTCGACAACGTACTCGTGGGCCCGCTTGCAGAGGGCTTGGTCATGCGAGACGCGGTCCGAAGGGCGCGCGCCGCTCTCGACGAAGTGGGTCTTGGTAAGCGCGAGCGTGAGCGTCTGAATCGTCTGTCGGGAGGAGAAGTGCAGCGTGTAGCCCTTGCGCGTGGACTGGCGACGGAGAAGCGCCTCATCCTCGCGGACGAACCGACCGCGAGCCTTGACGCAGACAACACGCGCAAGATTGCTGCGCTGCTCTTGTCGCTGCGCAGTAGAGCGACAATCGTCGTCGCTACACATGACCCGATCCTCATCCAGACTGCTGAAGGCGTCGTTGCCCTGAGGGAACACGAGTGA
- a CDS encoding biotin/lipoyl-binding protein produces the protein MSLVEKENKRRHGALFVVLVVGAVTAVAAFACLGSFERTRSVASAPAASVKVGEFSDSDRQGVTATFALGATPVIHIQRPGTVTDVAIHPGTVVEQGDVLARIDDVPIRALVGDAPLYRPIGPGAKGADVAALSEFLAATGDLHSQQQPEVYGQALGRAIASFVVRDMGGQPTGVFDPTWVSFVPASSTTVSALTAQLGGRISAEEPFASLVAAPTAVHFASASDGKQLQVPEGGPLLLTIGGTEMTLSSGSLSASELGTAYEAYLAQSREGAITKDGDGASTDSAVFEGATLEIARPAALGVVPNTALYTAANGVSCVFRPANGGSFRFVRVKASPAANMIGVVLIDHRLVGTAVARDWRSVPKEAQASCR, from the coding sequence ATGTCGCTCGTTGAGAAGGAAAACAAGCGTCGACACGGCGCCTTGTTCGTTGTGCTCGTCGTCGGAGCAGTTACGGCCGTCGCTGCATTTGCTTGTCTAGGATCGTTCGAGCGCACTCGCTCGGTTGCCTCAGCACCGGCCGCGAGTGTGAAGGTGGGTGAATTCAGCGACTCAGATCGTCAAGGCGTTACGGCGACGTTCGCGTTGGGAGCGACCCCGGTGATTCACATACAACGTCCGGGAACAGTGACTGATGTTGCCATTCATCCGGGGACTGTGGTCGAGCAGGGGGACGTTCTTGCAAGGATCGACGACGTGCCGATCCGTGCGTTGGTTGGCGATGCGCCCCTCTATCGTCCTATCGGGCCCGGGGCGAAGGGAGCAGATGTTGCTGCCCTCTCGGAGTTTCTAGCGGCGACCGGCGACCTGCACTCACAGCAGCAGCCGGAGGTGTACGGCCAGGCACTCGGTCGAGCTATCGCCTCATTCGTCGTACGTGACATGGGTGGACAGCCGACTGGGGTCTTCGACCCGACATGGGTCTCGTTCGTCCCGGCGTCCTCAACCACCGTCAGCGCGTTGACGGCTCAACTAGGCGGGAGGATCTCAGCAGAGGAACCTTTCGCATCGCTGGTGGCAGCGCCAACGGCAGTGCATTTCGCATCGGCGTCGGACGGTAAACAGCTCCAGGTGCCGGAGGGGGGCCCGCTGCTGCTCACCATAGGCGGCACCGAGATGACCTTGTCTTCTGGATCGTTGAGTGCGTCAGAACTGGGCACGGCGTATGAGGCGTACCTTGCTCAGAGTCGAGAAGGCGCGATAACCAAAGATGGGGACGGGGCATCGACCGACAGCGCGGTGTTCGAGGGCGCAACCTTGGAGATCGCTCGTCCAGCAGCTCTTGGTGTCGTTCCGAACACTGCGTTGTACACGGCTGCGAATGGAGTGAGCTGTGTCTTTCGTCCTGCGAATGGAGGATCCTTCAGGTTTGTGCGAGTGAAGGCTTCCCCAGCGGCGAACATGATCGGGGTCGTTCTCATAGACCATCGTCTCGTCGGTACGGCTGTAGCGCGAGACTGGCGGAGTGTGCCGAAGGAAGCGCAGGCATCGTGCAGGTGA